The following are encoded together in the Apis mellifera strain DH4 linkage group LG4, Amel_HAv3.1, whole genome shotgun sequence genome:
- the LOC408774 gene encoding lysosomal-trafficking regulator isoform X2 — MLCDRVTCSSNSGPRTLPEEDNFYPWFSFDELMSHEEDTRLRTEEREEDDEKEFEERPVMSSVSINKLQILWDHFIHAEPQSYEKSCWLDIFLAEFLAQIKEGREVKDALSFCSVGGGGVSTLIACELLSDVHELCAKRIDGDELARLRKYLAQDRGWRCLATLHLLGVRGLSCGREFVALLIALYPVVLQEEANRNNKDDTVSLDTIPRARNPYVKFYPNDEDTVDTIDIVSHVKRKASRSGRGQFHENNAPSSRARKAASRRYSSIATKSLMSTARHKQKSYGVSYEAPRRDTAESCGSSESEFVTDGVDQSRSLTLKIRLNPMDFEYFTSVVRSDEEQKWETPLYELPTRPAKKTPKDYVDERVENVLNSRISNFETSLLIIQLLQGLRDHDTPAEQTPAVQVLKFALDTLWSLQFGIDGGGLTGAECATLKASAARLMLTALERVLRANEPTTAVIHNGLLPMTLRLLEDACSKPVNVVSAGEGSLLQEFIFATIYGVITFLYCLLHQQGATTEKLSDFLELFQLFTESQDGRLVERAIFAILDLPSVDSSRSIARARKIIDMIGALTSSLKSVRRDISHVANCNRGKHKSCINNVQIYHHSDIFGASYSEPIVGTVMKQACCISSLFMILTNLLKHSHPLATELQVRLIKVFTAAGTCCCFPPSILMISIATLLKKRDPPTYVTAVAFLERILFKELGGYAETELCAICDRPSTYSWNFLSMYADLLTPDDPKLCHTVMAHLLKIGPCSKFHIRRELLVKVFFPIFLRAKTYYTTDRENTIAKFLVQSSLCAMSCLMVNAQMCEAFNEINGLEEALILLSDATFTRNVYALLEITVIVEIWKTNFPESDSFDNTEKYAVRSLFDSLEAETIQLLSVFTNSMDSLVDDKQTRSNVRDMEETSTIVAQESSTFQEQQVVERKSSDTISWVSKVFDSGGTSWQDQGTDAIKKLNLYQASVAWRAAAGVALCSPKFRAQLSSHSVSQKSLQLFIMLAVHISTDSITDINKSAHRLFEALLTCCLTSPLCDRDIIMELGKALMNTGIKLGRGLTIIVEVLLKVSMLKPAQEETIPQYTRPRLPSMTLDSIPDCAADDSSTGEYVTADDGYEADVEVPAQSLHNNTVKRSNSLGPVIEPRGHANAHPALCLLAVDLLIHFSEQGLDVETASIITTGLRKVAVTCRESASSCAALAGAGVITKMLRGFKHIFSSRDTEYQDLQHAVLEVFTLLATQSISPTELVMYLSLFKVDTPPLLSLLEPLFHLILAARPQPNFIISFPVSSDNKTLSKIQSEKYKNLEKVENLVNNFRKKHFTSGICSPWSVHATCLPIGPELAWPVWLHGCSVSMWLRVERGLPVSGKGTLISTSPLLDSDNESLSDWGILSDNWSREVVAGSSSPPTPTSIIHMMSIGFESLVLETWLDLRSDKLILRLTRPDDKTNRTISETSVTGMLPSGQWHHLALNFKDTVLNKHSAVVQVVLWVDGWREINAQLPFDGLLVRKPGTTCVLLGQLGSSTIGAWYLGNLMVFRCPVFTKEKALYLASLGPNYTNLAECILSTDKPDFTSLIVSGALDGIREIKFEGGKFDTSRRKSYGGTYLRHAVETKVSEAKIDWDSVMDATNSHLGELQDNLLLNYEAQNPNIVHLYPQAIANPAAVVRNLFPGQPGFRVVSAPEHRVSQQPPLSVAPILSARLECQQYRGLVPAAILIGGIPVFLYLFARVVELNSKEEEQALALSIILHLIRNDSEFLNQYRSEGGTSLILRILESSRCHAGRHILKAMLDAACDSSILIKDIGSGNHLVSQNCEAVITDPELIKGALTAWRIWAKHDTLNLLLQALLLLLKDQHSQREFNASQLNRIGVVDTVLTLCKEHFMYEELGATLDSSTGTAVVELIRALMGAPPEFAHLVAITDYLILVHQASETYITHSRHNIYFLLPPIGEKKIVNIASTITSSSSDESIKTFENNKLNKGLTNSQIQKNRMPKRKERRNGPSQDTSAGEDSGIAASDGSNPFGNERQSIWTDEKKACQGLVCEGLLLLLRDAVRVLPDSQVGSVLKHVLRAELLLVLANNPDTRVRTALIKLVQTYLQRASDEEVNKFIKQKYFIHLANQIALYPGSESLIIALENLALRGPTLAAMPPLLAIIAKSAITESNIAKPIISFITDLIAKNPTALRSLLEQGLIESLVQALVGGAHKGGSTSLYRDIHVLLVTIATKLLESPGNHQMQAILDLHLILNHMELKERSHCIKNRTCVSIVRDAQVALFDGELDVLTAKVSNQSSFRLRSTASYLASASHITSVFTTSSNQSDGSRSSSYTSLHTPSVVTTREPSKGELLERFRIILTRAVEFITAADESPSGNELQLTKRLLSILLHGFCNPLQKRNHWSSGWSTRHVLRKYTAKIMVWLLGPHQSNNTRIFAVRSLMEEPKTREILSSLLEVHPQVEQKFTVFFWDLLQRRDEMPSADARICVELKEALNIWDLAKGIEQASPGIWNEELTLLRRELMRDRDIWIDNNLPAIQRIANRFDVLAKQLTESAMAITRTVVEEQNRERKVLMERLKHSRAMEAQAIAKWRDLARRLTHERAPWFFSNSYPKSWELDPTEGPARIRIRLQRCHLNIDRRFFLNEYQDKLDTMDVEAPLSYLFTTNRQDANATALIERLHTSERIRKMSQAKVVTPRAELAGEVLIGETCLYFIPDNPDVLLHTDIALGGLDLAMVGGTAWRLEDIRELHKRRYQLQERAIEIFLITGRTYLLAFNSSKERDEFVTELSTCNLPRRIPGDDLSESISLWRSGALTNWEYITCLNKLAGRSYNDLMQYPVFPFVLADYISEKIDLNNLKIYRNFKRPMAVQDKKNEQHYINNYNYLKQALSEGLNLIALNQEPFHYGSHYSNSGTVLHFLVRLPPFTSMFLCYQDDNFDIPDRTFHALATTWRLTSCDSTTDVKELIPEFFYLPEFLLNSEGFNFGIRQNGNRVGDVELPKWCGGDARLFILAHRAALEADLVREVLPYWIDLVFGFRQTGRPAVEAINVFHPATYYGFNVEQIADPLERQAWETMVRTYGQTPAQLFRVAHPLPIQNLGNTVVHSSLPQVIDGVDGIKWGNYVGAPGNEPVLCWKHKHRAPLASLVPLITGDVFGLPSYTTLLLAYTKEKGTNMLSGTSVLAAALVSWNGTDGIARLKCKKEQPPRPLIKSSGLDPITILGSAPDCGQLWIGHLSGRITVHTYTVIISKIDFNSTPASILLAHRNRITTISLSRAFSIAVTGDAIGVIVIWDLNSLTYIRSIFCDQNYPIRLLSISETLGDIAVTYEVPKISENTSSSESELKVFTINARAVGSILSKTKITAVCYSNAPEGVSVNVIATGLDNGIIRLWSSWDLKLVREIINGMRGCGAIIAIAWALDQHHFYAVTEDFTILIWEGSKRLSNGTPKFVNLTSL; from the exons ATGTTAT GTGATCGGGTTACGTGTTCCTCGAACAGTGGTCCTCGAACGTTACCCGAGgaggataatttttatccatgGTTCAGCTTCGACGAGCTCATGAGCCATGAAGAAGATACGCGGTTGAGAACCGAGGAGCGGGAAGAGGACGACGAGAAGGAGTTTGAAGAACGTCCAGTAATGTCTTCGGTTTCCATTAACAAACTGCAGATTTTGTGGGATCATTTCATACATGCAGAACCGCAAAGCTACGAG AAATCATGCTGGTTGGACATATTTCTCGCAGAATTTCTTGCTCAAATAAAAGAAGGCCGAGAAGTGAAAGATGCCCTATCGTTTTg TTCCGTCGGCGGTGGTGGCGTATCTACTCTCATAGCTTGCGAGCTGCTCTCGGACGTCCATGAGCTTTGCGCGAAAAGGATCGACGGAGACGAGCTTGCCAGACTGAGAAAGTATTTGGCGCAGGATCGTGGCTGGCGTTGTTTGGCAACTCTGCACCTGCTCGGTGTACGGGGGCTCTCATGTGGACGCGAATTCGTGGCCCTGCTCATCGCTCTGTATCCGGTTGTCCTTCAAGAGGAAGCGAATCGTAACAACAAAGATGATACCGTTTCATTAGATACGATTCCCCGCGCGCGAAATCCTTACGTAAAATTCTATCCGAACGACGAGGACACCGTGGACACGATTGACATCGTGTCGCACGTGAAACGAAAAGCGTCGAGATCGGGTCGAGGGCAATTTCACGAGAACAATGCACCGTCGTCGAGAGCGAGGAAGGCGGCTAGTCGTAGGTACAGCAGCATCGCTACGAAATCACTAATGTCAACCGCTCGCCACAAGCAAAAATCGTACGGTGTTTCGTACGAGGCTCCTCGTCGCGACACGGCCGAGAGTTGCGGGAGCAGCGAATCCGAATTCGTGACAGATGGCGTGGATCAGTCGCGATCTCTCACGTTGAAAATCCGCCTGAATCCGATGGATTTCGAATACTTCACTTCCGTCGTGAGAAGCGACGAGGAGCAGAAATGGGAGACGCCGCTCTACGAGCTCCCCACTCGGCCGGCTAAGAAAACACCGAAAGATTACGTGGACGAGCGCGTCGAGAACGTTCTGAACTCGAGGATCAGCAATTTCGAGACGAGCCTTTTGATCATTCAGTTGCTTCAAGGATTGCGCGATCACGATACACCCGCCGAGCAAACACCCGCCGTACAAGTTCTCAAGTTTGCCCTGGACACATTATGGTCCCTTCAATTCGGTATAGATGGTGGAGGATTGACAGGGGCCGAGTGCGCTACGTTGAAAGCTTCGGCAGCGAGGTTAATGCTCACGGCGTTGGAACGGGTGTTGAGAGCGAACGAGCCGACCACCGCTGTCATCCACAACGGTTTGTTGCCCATGACGTTGAGACTGCTCGAGGACGCTTGCAGCAAACCGGTGAACGTGGTCTCGGCCGGGGAGGGGTCCCTCCTGCAAGAGTTCATTTTCGCCACCATATACGGAGTGATAACGTTTCTTTATTGTTTGTTACATCAACAAGGCGCCACGACGGAGAAATTGTCAGACTTTTTGGAATTGTTTCAACTGTTCACCGAGAGCCAGGATGGGAGGCTGGTGGAGAGGGCAATTTTCGCGATTCTCGATTTACCGAGCGTCGATTCGTCGAGGTCGATAGCTCGCGCTCGGAAAATCATCGATATGATAGGCGCGTTAACGAGTAGTTTGAAGTCCGTGCGACGTGATATCTCTCATGTAGCAAATTGCAACAGAGGAAAACACAAATCTTGCATCAACAACGTTCAGATTTACCACCATTCGGATATATTTGGTGCCTCGTACTCTGAACCGATCGTCGGCACGGTAATGAAACAGGCATGTTgcatctcttctcttttcatgATACTCACCAATCTTCTTAAACACTCTCATCCCCTGGCCACCGAGTTACAAGTTAGATTGATCAAAGTTTTTACCGCAGCGGGCACGTGTTGCTGTTTCCCACCGAGCATACTCATGATCAGTATCGCCACTCTTTTGAAGAAACGTGATCCGCCAACTTACGTCACTGCCGTCGCATTTTTAGAACGTATCCTTTTCAAGGAGCTCGGTGGGTACGCAGAAACGGAACTGTGCGCCATCTGCGACAGGCCCTCGACTTATTCGTGGAACTTTTTGAGCATGTACGCGGATTTGTTGACACCGGACGATCCGAAATTGTGCCACACCGTGATGGCACACCTATTAAAAATAGGCCCATGCTCGAAATTCCATATTAGGCGGGAATTACTCGTAAAAGTTTTCTTTCCGATCTTCTTGAGAGCAAAGACATATTACACAACCGATCGAGAAAATACGATCGCCAAGTTTCTCGTCCAATCTTCCCTATGTGCTATGTCGTGCTTGATGGTAAATGCGCAAATGTGCGAGGCATTCAACGAGATCAACGGATTGGAGGAAGCACTGATCTTGCTGTCCGACGCGACTTTCACAAGGAACGTTTACGCTCTGTTAGAAATCACCGTCATTGTGGAGATATGGAAGACGAATTTTCCCGAATCCGATTCTTTCGACAATACGGAGAAATACGCGGTTCGATCTCTCTTCGATTCACTCGAGGCAGAAACTATTCAATTATTGTCCGTTTTCACAAATTCGATGGACAGTCTCGTTGATGATAAACAAACTCGATCAAATGTTCGGGATATGGAAGAAACAAGCACCATCGTAGCGCAGGAATCAAGCACATTCCAAGAACAACAGGTTGTAGAGAGAAAATCATCCGATACGATTTCGTGGGTATCAAAAGTATTTGACAGTGGCGGTACATCGTGGCAGGATCAGGGAACAGACGCGATCAAGAAATTGAATCTGTACCAGGCTAGCGTCGCGTGGAGAGCCGCAGCTGGAGTGGCGCTTTGCAGTCCAAAATTTCGAGCTCAATTGTCGTCACACTCTGTGTCGCAAAAATCTTTGCAGCTTTTCATAATGCTAGCCGTACATATATCCACAGATAGTATCACGG ATATCAATAAATCAGCTCACAGACTCTTCGAGGCTTTGCTCACGTGTTGTTTAACATCCCCATTGT GTGACCGAGATATAATTATGGAATTGGGAAAAGCTCTGATGAACACGGGAATTAAATTAGGTCGTGGATTAACTATCATCGTGGAGGTATTATTGAAAGTCTCTATGTTAAAACCAGCGCAAGAAGAGACTATACCTCAATATACTCGTCCTAGG TTACCGTCAATGACGCTAGACTCAATACCAGATTGTGCCGCTGATGATAGTAGTACGGGTGAATACGTGACTGCTGATGATGGTTACGAAGCAGATGTAGAAGTGCCAGCGCAAAGCCTTCACAATAATACCGTAAAAAGAAGTAATTCGTTGGGACCGGTGATTGAACCCAGAGGCCATGCAAATGCTCATCCAGCATTGTGTTTGTTGGCAGTTGATTTGTTGATTCATTTCAGCGAACA AGGTTTGGATGTTGAAACGGCATCCATTATAACTACTGGATTAAGAAAAGTTGCAGTCACATGTAGAGAAAGTGCCTCGAGTTGCGCCGCTCTGGCGGGAGCAGGAgtaattacaaaaatgttacgtggttttaaacatatatttagtAGTAGAGATACCGAATATCaag aTCTGCAACACGCTGTACTAGAAGTGTTTACTTTGTTAGCAACACAATCGATTTCACCAACGGAACTAGTCatgtatttatctttattcaaaGTTGACACGCCACCGCTACTATCATTGTTGGAACCACTTTTTCATCTAATTCTAGCCGCACGCCCGCAACCTAACTTCATCATATCTTTTCCTGTATCCTctgataataaaacattatcgaaaattcagtcggaaaaatataaaaatttggaaaaggtagaaaatcttgtaaataatttccgaaaaaaacattttacatCGGGAATATGCAGTCCATGGTCTGTACACGCAACGTGTTTACCAATTGGCCCGGAATTAGCTTGGCCCGTTTGGTTGCATGGTTGCTCTGTTTCAATGTGGTTGAGGGTTGAAAGAGGATTACCTGTTAGTGGCAAAGGAACATTGATTAGCACCTCGCCGTTACTCGATTCAGACAATGAAAGTTTATCGGATTGGGGTATTCTATCTGACAATTGGAGTCGCGAAG TCGTAGCAGGTTCCTCGTCTCCTCCTACACCAACATCGATTATTCATATGATGTCCATCGGATTTGAGTCTCTGGTGCTTGAAACATGGTTGGATCTTAGATCAG acaaattaattttacgattaacTCGACCGGATGACAAAACGAATCGAACAATCTCTGAAACATCTGTAACTGGTATGCTTCCTTCGGGTCAATGGCACCATTTAGCATTGAATTTTAAAGACACGGTTCTAAATAAACATAGCGCGGTGGTCCAGGTTGTGCTTTGGGTAGATGGCTGGAGAGAAATCAATGCTCAATTACCATTTGACGGATTGTTAGTGAGAAAACCTGGAACTACATGCGTCCTATTAGGACAACTTGGATCTAGTACTATTGGTGCCTGGTATCTTGGAAACTTAATGGTATTTAG gTGCCCAGTGTTTACTAAAGAAAAAGCATTGTATCTGGCAAGTTTAGGACCTAATTACACTAATCTCGCGGAATGTATCTTAAGCACAGATAAACCAGATTTTACATCATTAATTGTATCTGGCGCTTTAGATGgtattcgagaaataaaatttg aaGGAGGAAAATTTGATACAAGTCGAAGGAAATCGTATGGCGGAACGTATTTAAGACACGCTGTTGAAACTAAAGTATCAGAGGCCAAAATTGATTGGGATTCAGTTATGGATGCTACAAATTCACATTTGGGTGAATTGCAAGATAATTTACTTCTTAATTACGAGGCCCAAAATCCTAACATCGTTCATTTATATCCTCAGGCTATTGCAAATCCAGCTG CTGTTGTAAGAAATCTATTTCCGGGTCAACCTGGTTTTAGAGTTGTTTCTGCACCGGAACACAGAGTGTCACAGCAACCACCTTTATCTGTAGCCCCTATACTTTCCGCTCGGTTAGAATGTCAACAATATCGAGGTCTTGTACCTGCTGCCATTTTAATAGGCGGTATacctgtatttttatatttgttcgcAAGA GTAGTTGAACTAAACTCTAAAGAGGAAGAACAAGCATTAGctctttcaataattctacACTTAATACGAAATGATtccgaatttttaaatcagtATCGATCAGAAGGTGGAACATCGTTAATTCTACGCATTTTAGAATCATCACGATGTCACGCAGGTAGACATATTCTGAAAGCAATGTTAGATGCAGCTTGTGATAGTTCGATCCTAATAAAAGATATCGGCAGCGGCAATCATTTGGTCTCACAAAATTGCGAAGCTGTTATCACGGATCCCGAATTGATCAAAGGTGCATTGACCGCGTGGAGAATATGGGCCAAACATGATACATTAAACTTGCTATTGCAggcattgttattattattaaaagatcaaCATTCACAACGTGAGTTTAATGCATCTCAATTAAATAGGATTGGAGTCGTTGATACTGTCTTAACATTATGCAAG gaACATTTTATGTATGAAGAATTGGGTGCTACGCTTGATTCCTCAACTGGAACTGCAGTGGTTGAATTGATTAGGGCACTTATGGGAGCACCTCCAGAATTTGCTCATTTAGTAGCTATTACTGATTACTTAATTCTGGTTCATCAAGCATCTGAAACTTATATCACACACTCGAgacacaatatatattttttattacctcctataggggaaaagaaaattgtgaatattGCTTCTACAATAACTTCTAGTTCTTCAGATGAATCTATAAagacttttgaaaataataaattgaataaaggtTTAACAAATTCACAG attcagaaaaatagaatgcctaaaagaaaagaacgtcGAAATGGACCTTCTCAGGATACTAGTGCTGGTGAGGATTCAGGAATCGCGGCTAGTGATGGATCTAATCCTTTTGGCAat GAAAGGCAATCGATATGGACTGACGAAAAAAAAGCTTGTCAAGGTCTAGTTTGCGAAggacttttattattactccGTGATGCAGTTAGAGTTTTACCTGATAGTCAAGTTGGATCGGTTTTAAAACATGTTTTAAGAGCTGAACTTTTACTTGTATTGGCTAATAATCCGGATACTAGAGTTCGTACCGCGTTAATTAAG ctcGTTCAAACATATTTACAACGTGCTAGTGATGAAGaagtcaataaatttataaaacaaaaatattttatacatttagcAAATCAAATAGCATTATATCCTGGAAgtgaatcattaataattgctTTAGAAAATTTGGCTTTGCGAGGTCCAACTCTGGCTGCAATGCCTCCATTACTGGCTATAATAGCTAAATCAGCAATTACTGAATCAAATATAGCCAAaccaataatatcatttatcacTGATTTAATTGCAaag aatcccACTGCTCTGAGATCGCTTTTAGAACAAGGTTTAATTGAATCTTTAGTACAAGCATTAGTAGGAGGTGCTCATAAAGGTGGTTCTACATCCCTTTATCGAGATATTCATGTACTTCTCGTTACCATTGCTACAAAACTTTTGGAATCTCCAGGAAATCATCAAATGCAGGCTATTCtagatttacatttaatattaaaccatatggaattgaaagaaagatcTCATTGCATTAAAAACAGAACATGTGTGTCAATTGTGAGAGATGCACAAGTAGCACTTTTTGATGGAGAACTTGATGTGCTTACAGCAAAAGTTTCAAATCAATCAAGTTTCCGATTACGTAGTACTGCATCATATTTAGCCTCAGCTTCCCACATAACTTcag ttttCACAACATCTAGTAATCAAAGTGATGGTTCTCGATCATCTAGTTACACGAGCTTGCATACACCTTCTGTTGTAACTACCCGTGAACCGAGCAAAGGAGAATTACTCGAACGATTTCGTATTATTCTTACGCGTGCTGTTGAATTTATAACTGCAGCGGATGAATCACCTTCTGGAAACGAGTTACAATTAactaaaagattattatcgaTTCTATTACATGGTTTTTGTAATCCACTACAAAAGAGAAATCATTGGAGTAGTGGATGGTCAACTAGACatgttttaagaaaatatacagCTAAAATAATGGTATGGTTACTTGGACCACATCAGAGTAATAATACTAGGATTTTTGCTGTCAGATCATTAATGGAAGAACCAAAAACTCGAGAAATTTTATCCTCTCTTCTCGAAGTTCATCCACAA gTAGAACAAAAATTTACTGTATTTTTTTGGGATCTTTTACAACGACGAGATGAAATGCCTAGTGCCGATGCTAGAATATGTGTAGAATTAAAAGAAGCTTTGAATATATGGGATTTGGCAAAAGGTATAGAGCAAGCTAGTCCTGGAATATGGAACGAAGAATTAACTTTGCTTAGGAGAGAACTAATgagagatagagatatatGGATTGATAATAATCTACCTGCAATTCAAAG aattgccAATAGGTTTGATGTACTTGCCAAACAATTAACAGAAAGTGCAATGGCTATAACGCGTACAGTTGTAGAAGAACAAAATCGAGAACGTAAAGTATTAATGGAAAGACTGAAACATTCAAGAGCAATGGAAGCTCAAGCAATTGCTAAATGGAGAGATTTAGCAAGACGTTTAACTCATGAAAGAGCACCTTGGTTCTTTTCAAATAGTTATCCAAAAAGTTGGGAATTGGATCCTACAGAAGGTCCTGCCAGAATTAGAATACGATTACAACGATGTCATTTAAACATTgatcgaagatttttcttgaatGAATATCAAGATAAATTAG atacaatGGATGTTGAAGCacctttatcttatttatttacgacTAATCGACAAGATGCAAATGCTACAGCATTAATTGAGCGATTGCATACTAGTGAGAGAATACGAAAAATGTCTCAAGCAAAAGTAGTTACACCTAGAGCTGAATTAGCTGGTGAAGTTCTCATCGGTGAAACGTGTCTTTATTTTATCCCTGATAATCCTGATGTTTTGTTACACACTGAT ATAGCTTTAGGTGGTTTGGATTTAGCTATGGTAGGTGGAACAGCTTGGCGTCTCGAGGACATTCGAGAACTGCATAAGAGAAGATATCAATTGCAAGAAAGAGCTATTGAAATATTCCTTATTACTGGAAGAACTTATTTATTAGCATTTAATTCTTCAAAG gaaAGAGATGAATTTGTAACGGAATTATCTACTTGTAATTTACCAAGACGAATACCAGGTGATGATTTAAGTGAATCTATTTCATTGTGGAGAAGTGGAGCATTGACAAATTGGGAATATATtacttgtttaaataaattagcaGGTCGttcatataatgatttaatgcAGTATCCTGTATTTCCATTTGTATTAGCAGATTatataagtgaaaaaattgatttaaataatttaaagatttatcg aaatttcaaaCGTCCTATGGCTgtgcaagataaaaaaaatgaacaacattatataaataactataat tATCTTAAACAAGCCTTATCAGAAGGTTTAAACTTAATTGCATTGAATCAAGAACCATTTCATTATGGATCACATTATAGTAATTCCGGAACAGTACTCCACTTTTTAGTACGATTACCGCCATTTACTAGCATGTTTTTATGTTATCAAG atgACAATTTTGATATTCCTGATCGAACTTTTCATGCTCTGGCTACCACATGGAGATTAACTAGTTGTGATTCAACAACAGatgtaaaagaattaattcctgaatttttctatttgcctgaatttttattgaattctgagg gATTTAATTTTGGGATTCGACAAAATGGTAATCGAGTAGGAGACGTTGAATTACCAAAATGGTGCGGAGGCGATGCACGACTTTTTATTCTTGCTCATAGAGCAGCACTAGAAGCAGATCTTGTCAGAGAAGTTTTACCTTATTGGATCGATTTGGTATTTGGATTTAGACAAACTGGCAGACCTGCAGTGGAAGctataaatgtttttcatCCTGCG acttATTATGGATTCAATGTTGAACAAATAGCTGATCCTTTAGAACGTCAAGCATGGGAAACGATGGTACGAACTTATGGTCAGACACCAGCGCAATTATTTAGAGTCGCACATCCTTTACCAATTCAGAATCTTGGAAATACAGTAGTTCATAGTTCATTACCACAAGTGATTGATGGTGTAGATGGTATAAAATGGGGAAATTATGTCGGTGCTCCGGGAAATGAACCAGTTTTATGTTGGAAACATAAACATAGAGCACCTTTAGCATCTTTAGTTCCTTTAATTACTGGTGATGTTTTTGGATTACCAAGTTATACAACTTTATTACTTGCTTACACAAAAGAAAAgg gTACAAATATGTTAAGCGGGACATCTGTATTGGCGGCCGCTTTAGTATCATGGAATGGTACAGATGGGATTGCaagattaaaatgtaaaaaagaacaaCCACCAAGACCATTAATCAAATCTTCGGGTCTCGATCCA attacaaTTTTAGGATCAGCACCAGATTGTGGACAATTGTGGATAGGTCATTTATCTGGTAGAATAACCGTGCACACGTATACAGTTATAATAAGCAAGATTGATTTCAATTCAACGCCAGCATCGATTTTGCTAGCTCATCGAAATAGAATAACAACAATATCTTTATCTCGAGCATTTAGTATCGCTGTAACAGGTGATGCAATTGGTGTTATCGTTATTTGGGATTTAAATag tTTAACATATATAAGATCGATATTCTGTGATCAAAATTATCCTATTCGTTTATTATCGATTAGCGAAACTCTTGGAGATATAGCAGTTACCTATGAAGTTCCTAAGATAAGTGAAAATACGTCTTCCAGTGAATCCGAATTGAaagtatttacaataaatgcaAGAGCAGTTggatcaattttatcaaaaacaaaaataacagCAGTTTGTTATAGCAATGCACCAGAAGGAGTTTCTGTGAATGTTATTGCTACAGGATTGGATAATGGTATAATAAGATTATGGAGTAGTTGGGATTTAAAATTAGTcagagaaattataaatggtATGAGAGGATGCGGAGCAATAATTGCGATAGCATGGGCTTTAGATCAACATCATTTTTATGCTGTAACAGAAGACTTCACAATTCTCATATGGGAGGGATCTAAACGTTTGAGTAATGGTACACCaaaatttgtgaatttaacatcactttaa